The sequence TAAGCTTTTACATCCGTATACCATCTTCCGTTATATTCTCTGCTTTCTACATCAACACCTAAAGTTACTTGCTCCCCCACTTGAAGTGAAAATTGATCAATTTTATCACCCCAAATTGATAAACAGACTTTTTTAGGGTAGTTACCCCCTGTTTCTAAAATATATTCCTGCTTTCTCCAAGCATTTCCATTTCTAGAATTACCGCCTACTTCTGGTAGAACTTGTATAATCTTTCCGCTTAATTCCATCTTCTAATTTAATTTTAATCGATTTCACGAAGTTAATCAATGGTATGTAAAACTCACGAATGTAGGGGTGTAAAATAGTCTTAGGAAAGAATACGATTTAACATTTTTTGGCATGAACCTTGGTACTTTCCGTTCTTACAATTTAAATAGGGATTCCAAAAATTTAGTGTTAGATCGATAATACGAAATAATATTTGGTTTCATGATTTTCGTGCATTTTATGATGCAAAAAGAGTAGTTTTCTTTGCAAGGGTGTATCGTAAATCATATTTTTAAAATTCTTTCATTTTGTTTCACACTTAATTAATACTATGGTATAGACTTCTACGTTGTTCATAAACCAACTGAAGATGAGTAAAAGAAAAGGACCTCAAGACAGCGATTTGATCTCTCAATATAGAAGTGGAAATGATGCTGCCTTTGATCTTTTGGTAGATCGATACCAAAGTAAACTTTATACCACAATATTCTTGATCGTTAAGGATCAAGCAATTGCTGAAGATTTGTTGCAGGAGGTATTTGTAAAAGTTGTGAATACCCTCAATTCTGATAAATATAATGAAGAGGGTAAATTTCAACCTTGGGTAATGCGTATTGCGCATAACCTGGCCATTGATCATTTTAGAAAAGCAAAGCGATATCCAATGATATTAATGGAGGATGGTTCAAATGTCTTCAATTCGTTGAGATTTGCGGAAGAAACGGTCGAAGATCGTCAAATGAGAGATGAGACTGTCGAGCTTGTCAAAAGGTTGATCGAGGAGCTTCCTGAAGCACAAAAGCAAGTATTAATTATGCGG comes from Algoriphagus halophilus and encodes:
- a CDS encoding DUF3127 domain-containing protein; protein product: MELSGKIIQVLPEVGGNSRNGNAWRKQEYILETGGNYPKKVCLSIWGDKIDQFSLQVGEQVTLGVDVESREYNGRWYTDVKAYKVDRTGNGAPSTPSANEMPEVSSFHSDSDEDTLPF
- a CDS encoding RNA polymerase sigma factor, translated to MSKRKGPQDSDLISQYRSGNDAAFDLLVDRYQSKLYTTIFLIVKDQAIAEDLLQEVFVKVVNTLNSDKYNEEGKFQPWVMRIAHNLAIDHFRKAKRYPMILMEDGSNVFNSLRFAEETVEDRQMRDETVELVKRLIEELPEAQKQVLIMRHYLDMSFQEIADQTGVSINTALGRMRYALIHLRKKMKHLNVAYDKTIYPK